The following proteins are co-located in the Terriglobia bacterium genome:
- a CDS encoding zf-HC2 domain-containing protein has protein sequence MSELPKFVRQRLQQPAAGEHPDANLLAAFAEDALTQRERAQVLAHLSACSACREAVSLASPEVPAAAPAAVPGGTRWARWPMLRWAGVAAAVVVVAAAVMVQNSRRTVSVTKVASEESVAKPAERKRAEETLADAKGPAPAQDRVLEKESRTARLSGRAEIRADKKKDAISGVMANAAPAHGNRVVQSNEAAQSQAHDQAPGMAAPAPRAPINESANAPIGGVAAMEQSKQQQAIAPASQAGSARDSAEVMAQTDAVAAQKVKTEGKDKFVLNGRAGARRATAPASEEAGSPIMKTALSAQMHWRVSAEGTLERSTDAGRTWQFVRVGASTPTFRTLAAVGHDLWAGGAGGALYHSPDNGRMWTRIVVTAGDATLESDIARVEFSDAQHGAVTTTEGETWTTADGGATWSVHH, from the coding sequence ATGAGCGAGTTACCCAAATTCGTGAGGCAGCGGCTGCAGCAGCCGGCGGCAGGAGAACATCCGGATGCCAATTTGCTCGCCGCATTTGCCGAGGACGCACTGACCCAACGCGAGCGCGCGCAGGTGCTGGCGCATTTGAGTGCGTGCAGCGCGTGTCGCGAGGCGGTATCGCTGGCATCGCCGGAGGTCCCGGCGGCTGCGCCCGCTGCGGTTCCAGGTGGCACGCGGTGGGCGCGCTGGCCGATGTTGCGCTGGGCGGGAGTCGCGGCGGCGGTGGTGGTGGTCGCGGCGGCGGTCATGGTGCAGAATTCGCGGCGGACGGTGTCGGTCACGAAAGTCGCGAGTGAAGAGTCGGTTGCTAAGCCGGCGGAGCGGAAGCGGGCCGAAGAGACGTTGGCTGATGCGAAAGGCCCAGCGCCGGCGCAAGATCGCGTGCTGGAGAAGGAGAGCCGCACTGCGCGCCTCTCGGGTCGGGCAGAAATCAGAGCCGACAAGAAGAAGGATGCGATCTCTGGCGTGATGGCGAACGCGGCTCCAGCTCATGGCAACCGAGTCGTGCAGAGCAATGAGGCAGCGCAATCGCAGGCGCACGACCAGGCGCCCGGGATGGCGGCGCCTGCGCCACGAGCGCCAATTAATGAAAGCGCAAACGCGCCGATTGGGGGCGTGGCGGCGATGGAACAGTCGAAGCAGCAGCAGGCGATTGCGCCTGCGTCCCAAGCCGGCAGCGCGCGTGATTCGGCGGAGGTGATGGCACAAACGGATGCGGTGGCTGCGCAGAAGGTCAAGACCGAGGGCAAGGATAAGTTTGTACTGAATGGCCGGGCCGGCGCGCGCCGCGCTACTGCGCCTGCATCGGAGGAGGCGGGCAGTCCGATAATGAAAACGGCGTTGAGCGCACAGATGCACTGGCGCGTTTCCGCCGAGGGCACACTGGAACGCTCAACCGACGCCGGGCGAACGTGGCAATTCGTGCGTGTCGGCGCATCAACGCCTACGTTCCGGACGTTGGCCGCCGTGGGCCACGATCTGTGGGCTGGGGGCGCGGGCGGCGCGCTCTATCATTCGCCGGACAACGGGCGCATGTGGACCCGCATCGTGGTGACGGCAGGCGACGCGACGTTGGAGTCCGACATCGCGCGCGTGGAATTCAGCGACGCGCAGCACGGCGCGGTGACCACTACCGAAGGCGAAACTTGGACGACCGCCGACGGGGGCGCGACGTGGTCAGTGCATCATTGA
- the hisG gene encoding ATP phosphoribosyltransferase: MKLRLGIPKGSLQEATIQLFDRAGFKIYANGRSYFAGTDDPEIECMLIRAQEMARYVEHGALDAGLTGHDWVIESGLEVVTVADLVYAKQSRGKVRWVLAAPEESPFRRAEDLADCIVATELVNVTRRYFEARGIPVKVEFSWGATEVKPPMLADAIVEVTETGSSLRANRLRILDTVLESNTQLIANTRAWQDNAKRQKIQNIALMLCGAISAQGRVGLMLNVQKADLAAVLAVLPALKRPTISALADEDWVALNTVIEESVVRDVIPRLKAANAQGIVEYPLNKVVV; the protein is encoded by the coding sequence ATGAAACTCCGACTGGGAATACCGAAAGGAAGCCTGCAGGAGGCCACGATCCAGTTGTTCGACCGGGCGGGGTTCAAGATCTATGCGAACGGGCGCTCGTATTTCGCGGGCACCGACGATCCCGAAATCGAATGCATGTTGATCCGCGCGCAGGAAATGGCACGCTACGTCGAGCACGGCGCGCTGGATGCCGGCCTGACGGGGCACGACTGGGTGATCGAGAGCGGGCTGGAGGTGGTGACGGTGGCCGACTTGGTGTATGCGAAGCAGAGCCGCGGGAAGGTGCGCTGGGTGCTGGCGGCGCCGGAAGAGTCGCCGTTCCGACGGGCCGAGGATCTGGCGGATTGCATCGTGGCGACGGAGCTGGTGAACGTGACGCGCCGCTACTTCGAAGCGCGCGGCATTCCGGTGAAAGTGGAATTTTCCTGGGGCGCCACCGAGGTGAAGCCGCCGATGCTGGCGGACGCGATTGTCGAAGTCACCGAGACGGGGAGCTCGCTGCGCGCGAACCGGCTGCGGATTCTGGACACGGTACTGGAATCGAACACGCAGCTCATCGCCAATACGCGAGCGTGGCAGGACAACGCCAAGCGGCAGAAGATCCAGAACATCGCGCTCATGCTGTGCGGAGCGATCTCGGCGCAGGGGCGGGTCGGGCTCATGCTGAACGTGCAGAAGGCGGATCTTGCCGCCGTGCTTGCCGTCTTGCCTGCTTTGAAGCGGCCGACAATTTCTGCGCTCGCCGATGAGGACTGGGTGGCGCTGAACACGGTCATTGAGGAAAGCGTGGTGCGCGACGTGATCCCGCGGCTGAAGGCGGCCAATGCGCAGGGAATCGTGGAGTATCCGCTGAACAAGGTGGTGGTGTGA
- a CDS encoding 4a-hydroxytetrahydrobiopterin dehydratase, whose amino-acid sequence MSELASLTCVPCRGGVPALKGKDLEEMKRKLPGWEVINEHHLHKAFTFPDFVKALAFVNRVGDLAEQQGHHPDIFLTWGKVEIAIWTHAIDGLTKSDFILAAKIDQLYK is encoded by the coding sequence ATGTCGGAACTCGCCAGCCTCACCTGCGTGCCCTGCCGCGGCGGCGTACCCGCGCTGAAGGGAAAAGATCTGGAAGAGATGAAGCGCAAACTTCCCGGCTGGGAAGTCATCAACGAGCATCACCTGCACAAGGCCTTCACCTTCCCCGACTTCGTCAAGGCCCTCGCCTTCGTCAATCGCGTCGGCGATCTCGCCGAGCAGCAGGGGCATCATCCCGACATCTTCCTCACCTGGGGCAAGGTCGAGATCGCCATCTGGACGCACGCGATCGACGGCCTCACCAAAAGCGACTTCATCCTCGCCGCCAAAATCGACCAGCTCTACAAATAG
- a CDS encoding LON peptidase substrate-binding domain-containing protein, with protein MSRLLPLFPLDVVLFPGAALPLHIFEPRYKEMIGELLETKEKFGMVRGTAEGVASVGCTAEIVAVTKQYEDGRMDIVTEGRERFEVMDINTERSFYRAEVLYLVDEPEPPQKERSARLIDIHTEALRLLGATAEAPPLAEKELSFMVAGSMPFDLDFKQKLLAMRSEPKRVEALLKYYEGILPSLRRAVKARQKSGGNGHV; from the coding sequence GTGAGCCGCCTTCTGCCCTTGTTCCCGCTCGACGTGGTGCTGTTTCCCGGAGCGGCGCTGCCGCTGCACATCTTCGAGCCGCGCTACAAGGAAATGATCGGGGAGTTGCTGGAGACGAAGGAAAAATTCGGGATGGTGCGCGGGACAGCGGAGGGCGTGGCGAGCGTCGGTTGCACGGCCGAGATCGTTGCGGTGACCAAGCAGTACGAAGATGGGCGCATGGACATCGTGACCGAGGGGCGGGAGCGCTTCGAGGTGATGGACATCAACACCGAGCGCAGTTTCTATCGCGCGGAGGTTTTGTACCTGGTGGATGAGCCGGAGCCACCGCAAAAAGAGCGGAGCGCCCGGCTGATCGACATCCACACGGAGGCGCTGCGCTTGCTGGGCGCAACGGCGGAGGCGCCGCCGCTGGCGGAGAAGGAATTGTCGTTCATGGTGGCGGGGTCAATGCCGTTCGATCTGGATTTCAAGCAGAAGCTGCTGGCGATGCGGTCGGAGCCTAAGCGGGTGGAGGCGTTGCTGAAGTATTACGAGGGCATTCTGCCCAGCTTGCGCCGGGCGGTGAAGGCACGGCAGAAGTCGGGCGGGAATGGGCACGTGTGA
- the msrP gene encoding protein-methionine-sulfoxide reductase catalytic subunit MsrP, with protein sequence MLIKKATDIRSSEITGKSLYLDRRKFLAGAATLAGAAAIGAAFPLPAEGGEKLPGVVKGQFNTDEKQTPYKDITNYNNFYEFSTDKYEPAGLAKNFRTRPWTVKVEGMVQKPRTYDIDSLLKLATLEERVYRHRCVEGWSMVIPWVGYSFSKLISQVEPLGKAKYVEFTTLDDPAQMPGVRYRVLDWPYTEGLRMDEANNPLALLTFGLYGEVLPNQDGAPVRIVLPWKYGFKSCKSIVRIRFMDKQPATAWNKAAPNEYGFYSNVNPNVDHPRWSQAKERRIGEFFKRSTLMFNGYQDRVASLYSGMDLKKYY encoded by the coding sequence ATGCTGATCAAAAAGGCCACAGACATCCGCTCCTCCGAAATCACTGGTAAGAGTCTTTATCTTGACCGCCGCAAGTTCCTGGCGGGCGCAGCGACCCTCGCCGGCGCCGCTGCCATCGGTGCCGCCTTCCCGCTGCCTGCCGAAGGGGGCGAGAAACTTCCCGGCGTGGTGAAAGGCCAGTTCAATACCGACGAGAAGCAGACTCCCTACAAGGACATCACCAACTACAACAACTTCTACGAGTTTTCCACCGACAAGTACGAGCCCGCGGGACTGGCCAAGAACTTCCGCACGCGCCCCTGGACGGTGAAGGTCGAGGGCATGGTGCAGAAGCCCAGGACCTACGACATCGATTCCCTGCTCAAGCTGGCCACGCTGGAAGAGCGCGTCTATCGCCATCGCTGCGTCGAAGGCTGGTCCATGGTAATTCCCTGGGTCGGCTATTCCTTCAGCAAACTCATCAGCCAGGTCGAACCGCTGGGCAAGGCCAAGTACGTCGAGTTCACCACGCTCGACGATCCCGCGCAAATGCCGGGTGTGCGCTACCGCGTGCTCGATTGGCCCTATACCGAAGGTCTGCGCATGGACGAAGCGAATAATCCGCTGGCCCTGCTCACCTTCGGCCTTTACGGCGAGGTGCTGCCCAACCAGGACGGCGCGCCGGTGCGCATCGTGCTGCCGTGGAAGTACGGATTCAAGAGCTGCAAATCCATCGTTCGCATCCGCTTCATGGACAAGCAGCCGGCGACCGCATGGAACAAGGCCGCGCCCAACGAGTATGGCTTCTATTCCAACGTCAACCCCAACGTCGACCATCCGCGCTGGAGCCAGGCCAAGGAACGCCGCATCGGCGAATTCTTCAAGCGCTCCACGCTCATGTTCAACGGCTATCAGGACCGGGTGGCGTCGTTGTATTCGGGAATGGATTTGAAGAAGTACTACTGA
- a CDS encoding sigma-70 family RNA polymerase sigma factor — translation MSVLLGWTGGTVPRLSCWRKNDASCATCEENLQRRGGAERQMFWYHPAIIVMSGSSQSEAAGAFLAGREPLIAELFERSGGARYGMSALDFARVLEGIAARYLPAEATAEETRELMVSLRVEELALARACAAGDERAWQDFLIRFREKLYEAALRIAKNDATGRELADSLYADLYGTTTREGRRVSKLESYTGRGSLEGWLRTVLAQEFVNRYRSQRRLVSLEEKDEEGVQFAAAAPSAAVAVDPRLEAATDEALAQLNAEERFVLAAYFLDGRTLAEIAKTLRVHESTISRRVEKLTAAVRKRVRNGLTARGMSKRQAEEALEADVRDVQVDVRARLAQESQQATFYGGGGRVGGNEQMR, via the coding sequence ATGTCCGTTCTCCTTGGCTGGACTGGCGGCACTGTGCCTCGCCTGTCCTGCTGGCGGAAGAACGATGCGAGTTGCGCCACTTGCGAAGAAAATTTGCAGCGGCGCGGTGGAGCCGAGCGGCAGATGTTTTGGTACCATCCAGCCATCATCGTTATGAGCGGGAGTAGCCAATCCGAGGCGGCGGGCGCGTTTCTGGCGGGTAGGGAGCCGCTGATCGCGGAATTGTTTGAACGCAGCGGCGGTGCGCGCTACGGGATGTCGGCGCTGGATTTCGCGCGCGTGCTGGAAGGGATCGCCGCCAGGTATCTACCGGCTGAGGCCACGGCGGAGGAAACGCGCGAGTTGATGGTCAGCCTGCGGGTGGAGGAGTTAGCGCTGGCGCGCGCATGCGCCGCGGGCGACGAGCGCGCGTGGCAGGATTTCCTCATCCGCTTTCGCGAGAAGCTGTACGAGGCGGCACTGCGGATCGCGAAAAACGATGCCACCGGGCGCGAGCTGGCGGATTCGCTGTACGCTGACTTGTACGGCACGACGACGCGCGAGGGGCGCAGGGTGTCGAAGCTGGAGTCGTACACCGGGCGCGGATCGCTGGAAGGATGGCTGCGCACGGTGCTGGCGCAAGAGTTCGTTAACCGCTATCGCAGCCAGCGGCGCCTGGTCAGCCTGGAGGAGAAGGACGAAGAGGGCGTGCAGTTTGCAGCGGCGGCGCCTTCGGCTGCCGTTGCGGTTGATCCGCGCCTGGAAGCGGCGACCGACGAAGCGCTGGCGCAGTTGAATGCGGAAGAGAGATTCGTGCTGGCGGCATACTTTCTCGATGGCAGGACACTGGCGGAGATCGCGAAGACGCTGCGCGTGCATGAATCCACGATCAGCCGCAGAGTGGAGAAGCTCACGGCCGCGGTTAGGAAGCGAGTCCGCAACGGACTGACGGCTCGCGGGATGAGCAAGCGCCAGGCGGAAGAGGCGCTGGAGGCGGACGTTCGCGATGTCCAGGTGGACGTGCGCGCACGGCTGGCGCAAGAAAGTCAGCAGGCGACGTTCTATGGTGGAGGCGGGCGCGTCGGTGGGAATGAGCAGATGAGATGA
- a CDS encoding radical SAM protein — MAAVNVLLISTYELGRQPFGLASPAAWLRAEGAEVSCLDLSQQDLSEAQVRAADLIAFYLPMHTATRLAFAVIQRVRALKPNAQVCAYGLYAPLNADLLRQAGVGAIFGGEFEPALTETVRALTHDGRKLPPQSRPDISLDRLQFRVPDRTGLPGLCQYARLVLPDGSLRTVGYTEASRGCKHLCRHCPIVPVYQGRFRIVQRDIVLEDIRRQVAAGAEHITFGDPDFFNGITHALELVRALHREFPRLTYDVTIKVEHLLRHVADLHFLRDTGCAFVTSAVESLDDRVLALLDKGHTRDDFFRVVELFRHTGLTLAPTFVAFTPWIALEGYAEFLETISDLNLIANLSSVQLAIRLLIPAGSRLLELSEVQKIIGPFDQAALSYRWGHPDPRVDALQREIQSRVQTLTAVGHGRRSIFENVRRLTAEFTGAAEPSRLPLTPATPSRATVPYLTEPWYC; from the coding sequence ATGGCTGCCGTCAACGTCCTTCTCATCTCGACCTACGAACTCGGGCGCCAGCCTTTCGGCCTCGCCTCTCCCGCCGCCTGGCTGCGCGCCGAAGGCGCCGAGGTCTCCTGCCTCGATCTCTCGCAGCAAGATCTAAGCGAAGCGCAAGTCCGCGCCGCCGACCTGATCGCCTTCTATCTCCCCATGCACACCGCCACCCGCCTCGCGTTCGCTGTCATCCAGCGCGTCCGCGCGCTTAAGCCCAACGCTCAAGTCTGTGCTTACGGACTGTACGCGCCACTGAACGCCGATCTTTTGCGCCAAGCCGGCGTCGGCGCCATCTTCGGCGGCGAATTCGAGCCCGCCCTGACCGAAACCGTGCGCGCCCTCACCCATGACGGCCGCAAACTCCCGCCGCAATCCCGACCCGACATCTCCCTCGACCGCCTGCAATTCCGCGTGCCCGACCGCACCGGCCTGCCCGGGCTCTGCCAGTATGCGCGCCTCGTTCTTCCCGACGGCTCGCTCCGCACCGTCGGCTACACCGAGGCCAGCCGCGGCTGCAAGCACCTCTGCCGCCACTGCCCGATTGTGCCCGTGTACCAGGGGAGATTTCGTATCGTGCAACGAGATATTGTGCTCGAAGACATACGCCGCCAGGTCGCCGCCGGCGCCGAGCACATCACCTTCGGCGACCCCGACTTCTTCAACGGCATCACCCACGCGCTCGAACTGGTGCGCGCCCTGCACCGCGAATTCCCGCGCCTCACCTACGACGTCACCATCAAAGTCGAGCACCTGCTCAGGCACGTCGCCGATCTCCATTTCCTGCGCGACACCGGCTGCGCCTTTGTCACCTCCGCCGTCGAATCGCTCGACGACCGCGTGCTCGCCCTCCTCGACAAGGGCCATACTCGCGACGATTTCTTCCGCGTCGTCGAACTCTTCCGCCACACCGGCCTCACCCTTGCCCCGACCTTCGTCGCCTTCACCCCGTGGATCGCTCTAGAAGGCTACGCTGAATTTCTCGAGACGATCTCCGATCTGAATCTCATCGCGAACCTCTCCTCCGTGCAGCTCGCCATCCGTCTCCTGATCCCCGCCGGCTCGCGCCTGCTCGAACTTTCCGAAGTGCAGAAGATCATCGGGCCCTTCGACCAGGCCGCGCTCAGCTACCGTTGGGGCCATCCCGATCCGCGTGTCGACGCCCTGCAGCGCGAGATTCAGAGCCGCGTCCAGACGCTCACCGCCGTCGGCCACGGTAGGCGCAGCATCTTCGAAAACGTCCGCCGCCTCACGGCCGAGTTCACCGGCGCCGCCGAACCGTCCCGCCTGCCGCTAACGCCGGCAACGCCATCACGCGCCACTGTGCCCTACCTCACCGAGCCCTGGTACTGTTGA
- the hisD gene encoding histidinol dehydrogenase, whose protein sequence is MRIVRGRSLRAEVERLARRATQPNLRAAKTAQRIVSDVRRRGDAALRAHSKRWDGLAKGQALEVSGAEMKEALASVSREFRVALEKAARNIRQFCEWQMPRKFTREIQPGVSVGQVIRALDSVGCYVPGGRYPLPSSLLMTAIPAQVAGVARIAVASPRPARETLAAAALLGVEKLLRIGGAQAIAAFAYGTESVPRVSKIVGPGNSFVTEAKKQVAFDCAIDMVAGPTEVVIVSDHGSPAFIASDLVAQAEHDAEAIAVFVTSCGSLARTVAQAVRRAARGNGTAEESLRRNGVILVAKSRAEALGIANEIAAEHITVSREDVSAITNAGSIFVGDYSPQAFGDYACGPNHVLPTGGSARFRGGLSVMDFVKIISVQEVSQPGLERAAAVVETLASAEGLVAHAESVRARCAHA, encoded by the coding sequence ATGCGGATCGTGCGTGGGCGCAGTCTGCGGGCGGAGGTGGAGCGGTTGGCGCGCCGCGCCACGCAGCCGAATCTAAGGGCAGCGAAAACGGCACAACGCATTGTGAGCGATGTCCGCCGGCGAGGTGACGCAGCGCTGCGGGCCCATTCCAAGCGATGGGACGGTTTGGCCAAGGGCCAGGCTCTCGAGGTGTCGGGCGCGGAAATGAAGGAAGCGCTCGCGTCGGTGTCGCGGGAATTTCGCGTTGCGCTGGAGAAGGCGGCACGAAACATCCGCCAGTTCTGCGAGTGGCAGATGCCGCGCAAGTTCACGCGCGAAATCCAGCCGGGAGTCTCGGTCGGGCAGGTGATCCGGGCGCTGGATTCGGTCGGGTGCTACGTGCCGGGCGGGCGATATCCGTTGCCGTCTTCGCTGCTGATGACGGCGATCCCGGCGCAGGTGGCGGGAGTGGCGCGCATCGCGGTCGCCTCGCCCCGGCCGGCGCGCGAAACGCTGGCGGCGGCGGCGCTGCTGGGAGTCGAGAAACTCCTTCGTATCGGCGGCGCGCAGGCGATCGCGGCGTTTGCCTACGGTACGGAGAGCGTGCCGCGGGTCAGCAAGATTGTGGGCCCGGGGAACAGTTTTGTAACCGAAGCGAAGAAACAAGTCGCCTTCGATTGCGCGATTGACATGGTGGCGGGACCGACGGAGGTGGTGATTGTCAGCGACCACGGCAGCCCCGCATTTATCGCGTCCGACCTGGTCGCGCAGGCGGAACACGATGCCGAGGCGATCGCGGTTTTTGTCACGTCGTGCGGGAGCCTCGCGCGCACGGTGGCGCAGGCGGTGCGGCGCGCAGCGCGGGGAAACGGTACGGCAGAGGAGTCGCTCCGGAGAAACGGCGTGATCCTTGTCGCGAAATCCAGGGCTGAGGCGTTGGGGATCGCGAACGAGATTGCCGCCGAGCACATCACGGTGTCACGCGAGGATGTGTCGGCTATCACGAACGCGGGGTCGATCTTTGTCGGCGACTATTCGCCGCAGGCCTTCGGCGACTACGCGTGCGGGCCGAACCACGTGCTGCCGACCGGCGGCTCGGCGCGGTTTCGCGGCGGCCTGAGCGTCATGGACTTCGTGAAGATTATCAGCGTGCAGGAGGTATCGCAGCCGGGCTTGGAGCGCGCAGCAGCCGTGGTCGAGACGCTGGCGAGTGCTGAAGGCCTGGTGGCACATGCGGAATCCGTTCGCGCAAGGTGCGCCCATGCTTAG
- a CDS encoding sulfoxide reductase heme-binding subunit YedZ, producing MLGANPIEVITHSTGDWTLIFLMLTLSITPLRKLTRQHWLIRFRRMTGLFAFFYASLHFTTYIFLDKFFDVNEMLKDIAKRKFITVGFTAFVLLIPLALTSTQGMIRRLGKRWVTLHRLIYISAIAGVIHYWWLVKADVRKPEYYALVLTILLGYRLLATQRKKAAPPLRPTATRRPEVVAGD from the coding sequence ATGCTGGGCGCCAATCCCATTGAAGTCATCACCCACTCCACCGGCGACTGGACCCTCATCTTTCTGATGCTGACGCTCAGCATCACGCCCCTGCGCAAGCTTACCCGCCAGCACTGGCTCATCCGCTTCCGCCGCATGACCGGCTTGTTCGCCTTCTTCTACGCCAGCCTGCACTTCACCACCTACATCTTTCTGGACAAGTTTTTCGATGTGAATGAGATGTTGAAGGACATCGCAAAGCGGAAATTCATCACCGTTGGCTTCACCGCGTTCGTGCTGTTGATCCCGCTGGCGCTGACTTCGACGCAGGGCATGATCCGCCGCCTGGGGAAGCGCTGGGTGACGCTGCACCGCCTCATCTACATCAGCGCCATCGCCGGCGTCATCCACTACTGGTGGTTGGTCAAGGCCGACGTCCGCAAGCCCGAGTACTACGCGCTGGTGCTCACCATCCTGCTCGGCTATCGCCTCCTCGCCACTCAGCGCAAGAAGGCTGCGCCGCCTCTTCGCCCCACCGCTACCCGCCGCCCTGAAGTCGTGGCCGGAGACTAA
- the hisC gene encoding histidinol-phosphate transaminase has product MLRPSESVAGVKQYHPPLSGRSGLRLDFNENTVGCSPRVVECLRSISAEELTRYPEREPVERVVAGWLGLSAAEVALTNGVDEAIHLLCETYLQPGDEAIVVVPTFGMYRVYASAAGAKVVSVPAGEDFRFPTGEALKRISGRTRLIAIANPNNPTGTAASADDLLTIAERASAAAVLIDEAYFEFYGRSLIGEVSRRKNLFIARTFSKAYGMAGLRAGVLAGPAEQMEFVRRIASPYNVNGVALACLPAALADREYVSAYAEAVRRGRARLQDELGALGIKCWPSQANFVLAQFGTARARFVTAMRQRKILVRDRNNDPGCAGCVRITVGADTHMDALIAALREYAREGKRAAEVPA; this is encoded by the coding sequence ATGCTTAGGCCGTCAGAAAGCGTAGCGGGCGTAAAGCAATACCACCCGCCGCTGAGCGGACGAAGCGGGCTGCGCCTGGACTTTAACGAGAACACCGTCGGATGTTCGCCGCGAGTGGTCGAGTGCCTGCGCTCGATCAGCGCCGAGGAACTGACGCGTTATCCGGAGCGCGAGCCGGTGGAGCGCGTGGTGGCCGGATGGCTCGGGCTTTCGGCAGCGGAAGTTGCGCTCACGAATGGAGTGGATGAGGCGATCCACCTGTTGTGCGAGACGTATCTGCAGCCGGGCGACGAGGCGATCGTGGTGGTACCGACGTTCGGGATGTACCGGGTGTACGCGTCGGCAGCGGGAGCGAAGGTGGTGAGCGTGCCGGCTGGTGAGGATTTTCGCTTCCCGACGGGCGAGGCGCTGAAACGGATTTCTGGCCGGACGAGATTGATCGCGATCGCAAATCCGAACAATCCCACGGGGACCGCGGCATCTGCCGACGACCTGCTTACCATCGCCGAACGCGCGAGCGCGGCCGCGGTGCTGATTGACGAAGCGTACTTCGAATTTTACGGACGGAGCCTCATCGGCGAGGTGAGCCGCCGCAAGAACCTGTTCATCGCGCGCACGTTCTCGAAGGCGTACGGCATGGCGGGGCTGCGCGCGGGCGTGCTCGCCGGGCCGGCCGAGCAGATGGAGTTCGTCCGGCGAATCGCGTCCCCGTACAACGTGAATGGAGTCGCGCTCGCATGTTTGCCGGCGGCGCTTGCGGATCGCGAGTACGTCAGCGCGTATGCGGAGGCGGTGCGGCGGGGGCGGGCGCGGCTGCAAGACGAACTGGGCGCGCTGGGGATCAAATGCTGGCCCAGCCAGGCAAATTTTGTACTCGCGCAGTTCGGGACCGCGCGCGCAAGGTTCGTCACGGCGATGCGGCAGCGGAAAATCCTGGTGCGCGACCGCAACAACGACCCAGGGTGCGCCGGATGCGTGCGCATCACCGTGGGAGCCGACACCCACATGGACGCGCTGATCGCCGCGTTGCGCGAATACGCTCGCGAGGGCAAACGCGCCGCCGAGGTGCCGGCATGA
- the hisB gene encoding imidazoleglycerol-phosphate dehydratase HisB produces MRTANLHRKTNETDIRLHLRLEGSGRYRVSSGIRFFDHMLELFARHGGFDLELTAQGDLDVDQHHTVEDVGIALGEAFHNALGDKRGILRAGYFLMPMDETLGLAAVDFGGRSQAVIATKVRTPLVGDLQSELVHDFFEGFARGARANVHVKVMYGRSNHHKIEALFKAFARAVRVACSRDPRLRRMLPSTKGLL; encoded by the coding sequence ATGAGAACGGCAAATCTTCACCGCAAGACGAACGAGACCGACATCCGTTTGCATCTGCGGCTGGAAGGGAGCGGCCGGTATCGCGTATCCAGCGGAATCCGGTTTTTCGACCACATGCTGGAGCTGTTTGCGCGCCACGGCGGATTCGACCTGGAGCTCACGGCACAAGGTGATCTGGATGTGGACCAGCATCACACGGTGGAGGACGTTGGAATCGCGCTGGGCGAGGCGTTCCATAACGCGCTGGGAGACAAACGGGGAATTTTGCGCGCCGGGTACTTCCTAATGCCGATGGACGAGACGCTCGGGCTGGCGGCGGTCGATTTCGGCGGGCGGTCGCAGGCGGTGATTGCAACCAAGGTGCGCACTCCTCTGGTGGGAGACTTGCAATCGGAATTGGTGCACGACTTCTTTGAAGGGTTCGCGCGGGGCGCGCGCGCCAATGTGCACGTGAAGGTGATGTACGGACGGTCGAACCACCATAAGATCGAGGCGCTGTTCAAGGCGTTCGCGCGGGCGGTGCGCGTGGCGTGCTCGCGAGACCCGCGGCTGCGGCGCATGCTGCCCAGCACCAAGGGGCTGTTGTGA
- the hisI gene encoding phosphoribosyl-AMP cyclohydrolase, with protein sequence MVEIDFDKMQGLAPAIVQDDATGEVLMLGFMNREALRITLDCGYATFFSRTRGKLWTKGETSGNRLKVTALTTDCDQDSLLVRVQVEGEGKVCHEGTRSCFTRRLAPASDGGAR encoded by the coding sequence ATGGTGGAAATCGATTTCGACAAGATGCAGGGCCTGGCGCCGGCGATCGTGCAGGACGACGCGACCGGGGAGGTCCTGATGCTCGGGTTTATGAACCGGGAGGCGCTGCGAATCACGCTCGACTGCGGTTACGCGACCTTCTTCAGCCGCACCCGCGGGAAGTTGTGGACGAAGGGGGAAACCTCCGGCAACCGCCTTAAGGTGACGGCGCTCACCACGGATTGTGACCAGGACTCGTTGCTGGTGCGGGTGCAGGTGGAGGGCGAAGGCAAGGTCTGCCACGAGGGGACGCGCTCCTGCTTCACCAGGCGGCTGGCGCCGGCAAGCGATGGCGGTGCGCGATGA